The DNA sequence GGGCACATCAGATAATGACGGGGGCTCGCCGCCCGTGGTGCTGCGGTACGCAAGTCGCGCTCCTCACGGTGGTGTTGGGCACGTACGCGGCGAGCGTACGTGCCCAAATCGTCCACGCTGGGCGCTGTTCGCGCATGAACCGTACGGGTGGTTTACGCACGGCCTTTCACGCCCCCGTGGTACCGCTCCTTCCTTCCCGCAACGCGCGCAGCAGTTCCCGCTTCTGTGCGAGCGGGTCGGCGCCCCGGCCGGCCCCGCCGGACGCGTTGCCGCGCAGCGCCTTGCGCGAGAGGTTGCTGCGGGTCCCGCCCACGCCGAGCATCCTGCCGTTTCCCCGGGTCATGGGGGCTCCTTCCGTCGGTGTCTCGCATGTGCCTGAGACGAGACGTCTCGTCTCGCGATGACTCCGTTATTACGCCATGCGCCACCCCGCCCCGTCAACCCCCAACGAGACGAAACGTCTCGCCTCACTGAACAGCTACCCTGCCCCCATGGCCACTACCAAGACCCCGCCCGACGCCAACCGCCGCAGCGAGCGTTCCCGTCGCGCGATCCTGGAAGCCGCCCTGGAGCTCACCGGCGAGACCGGCTACCAGCGGCTCACCATCGAGGCCATCGCCGCCCGGGCCGGCGTCGGCAAGCAGACGATCTACCGCTGGTGGCCCTCCAAGGCCGCCGTCCTCCTGGACGCCTTCGTCGCCCTCGGCGAGGAGGCCGCCGAAGGGCACCACGAGCTCCCGGACACGGGTGACCTGGAGGCCGACCTCAAGGTCGTCCTCCGCGCCACCGTCGACGAGCTCAACAGCCCGCGCTACGACGCCCCTTCGCGCGCCCTCGCCGCCGAGAGCATCGCCAACCCGGACCTCTGCGCGCAGTTCACACGGGCGGTGCTCGAACCGCAGCTCCAGCTGTACGTCACCCGGCTGCGCGCCGCCCAGGAGGCCGGGCAGGCCGACCCGGACGTGGACCCGCGCATCGCCCTGGAACTGCTCGTCGGCCCGCTCGCCCACCGCTGGATGCTGCGCACCCAGCCCCTCACCCACGCCTACGCCGACAGCGTCGTCGAGATCACCCTGCGGGGACTCACCCCGCGCTGAACCCGGCCGCCGGGCCCGCCGCCGGCGCCGCCGCCGGGTCCCGTCCACGCCCCGCCCGGCCGCCGGAGCGGTCCGTGTCACACCCTCGGATGCGCCCGACGGTCACGCCGGGCGCAGGATGGTGGCAGCATTGACCGGAGACCGCGGTCGAAGTGAGGGGATAGATGGAACGCAAGAGCAGATTCTCCCAGTGGCTGCGCCGCCCCAGGAGCGGAGCGGGCGGCGATACGGGTGCGGGGGCGGCCACCGGCGCCGCCCGCGAGGAACTGCTCCTGGCCGCGGCCGCCGCGGGGTTCCCCCTGGCCCCGGCCGCCCACCCCTCCGGCTACGGGTGTTCGTGCGAACGCATCGGCTGTCCCACCCCGGGCCGGCATCCCGTCTCCTTCGCCTGGCAGACCCTCGCCACCACCGACCCGGAGAAGGTCACCAAATGGCTCCGGGCCCAGCCCGAGGCCAACTTCGTCACCGCCACCGGCATGGCCCACGACGTCCTGGACGTCCCCGCCGAGGCCGGCCGCAAGGCGCTGGACCGGCTTACGGCCGCCGGCGTCGAGGTCGGGCCCGTCGCCACCGTCGCCCCCGACCGCATGCTCTTCTTCACCGCCACCCGCGGCACCCCGGACGACGAGGACGAGTGGTGGCCCTGCGAGCTCGACTGCCACCCCGAGACCCTCGACGAACACCCCGGCCTGCGCTGGCACTGCCGCGGCAGCTACGTCCTCCTGCCGCCCTCCCGCCTCCCCGGCGACGACGCGTACGTGGCCTGGCTGGTGGGTCCCGAACGGCCGCTGCCGGACCCGCTGACGCTGCTGGAGACGCTGACGGACGCGTGCGCCCAATACGCGGGCGACCGGCCGGACCACGAGCACCACGCGGCCTGGCCGATCGGCCGCTGAGGACGCCGCCCTCCCGCTCCGCCCCTCCCGCTCCGCCTACTCGCCCTTCGCCGCGATCAGCGACTCGATCCGGTTCAGGAACCGCACCTGGGACGCCGCCCCCTTGACCCGCTCTCCCTTCGCCGGCACCCGCACCGCCGACTCCGACACCCGCGTATACGTGATCGCCGTCGACAGCCGCCCCGTCAGCAGGGACTTCGTCCGCTGCTCGGTGACGGCCGGACGGACGCCCCTCGCCATGGTCCGCTTCTCGCGGTGGTGGGCGGTGAAGAACACGACGGCGCCGCCGTCCGCGGTGCGCAGGGCGAGCGCGGGGAAGCCCGGCCCCTGTTCGGGGGTGTCGATCCAGTCGGTCCAGAAGGTGGGCGTCCGCGCGAGCTTGGCGCGGTCGGCCCGGAGCTGGGTGGTGGCGAGGTCGGGGGCGAAGACGTCGCCCTTGCCGGTGCGCAGGAAGCCGGTGTACGCGCCGCTGACCGCGTCGGGCTCCAGCACCAGCCCGGACGGCTGACC is a window from the Streptomyces mobaraensis genome containing:
- a CDS encoding DUF6243 family protein, whose translation is MTRGNGRMLGVGGTRSNLSRKALRGNASGGAGRGADPLAQKRELLRALREGRSGTTGA
- a CDS encoding TetR/AcrR family transcriptional regulator produces the protein MATTKTPPDANRRSERSRRAILEAALELTGETGYQRLTIEAIAARAGVGKQTIYRWWPSKAAVLLDAFVALGEEAAEGHHELPDTGDLEADLKVVLRATVDELNSPRYDAPSRALAAESIANPDLCAQFTRAVLEPQLQLYVTRLRAAQEAGQADPDVDPRIALELLVGPLAHRWMLRTQPLTHAYADSVVEITLRGLTPR
- a CDS encoding bifunctional DNA primase/polymerase — its product is MERKSRFSQWLRRPRSGAGGDTGAGAATGAAREELLLAAAAAGFPLAPAAHPSGYGCSCERIGCPTPGRHPVSFAWQTLATTDPEKVTKWLRAQPEANFVTATGMAHDVLDVPAEAGRKALDRLTAAGVEVGPVATVAPDRMLFFTATRGTPDDEDEWWPCELDCHPETLDEHPGLRWHCRGSYVLLPPSRLPGDDAYVAWLVGPERPLPDPLTLLETLTDACAQYAGDRPDHEHHAAWPIGR